Part of the Paenibacillus sp. YPG26 genome, GGCAGAGGCGCCTTGAACCGAGGCTTCGAGGGAGGAGGCGGACAGGACGGACACTTCCTCGTTACGATCTTTAACCATTTGAATTCCGTTATAGATTCGCTGAATGCCCTGTACGGCCATGTTCACATGAGCCTGTTCCTGCTCGGCGCTGGTGACAATCTGCCCGGTGGATTCCATGATATTCTCCGTAGCCTTGGTCGTATGCTCTGCACTTGCGGTTAATTGTTCCGATGAGGCAGCAGCCTGAATGGCGGTGTCTTTAGCTTGAATAAGAATCGAACGCAGATTGCGAATCATATGATTATAAGATACTGCCATCTCACCCAGCTCGTCTTTGGACCGCAGCCCGATCTCACGGCTTAGATCCCCCTCGCCATCGGCAATTTCTCTCATCTGCTGGTTGATGACCCTGATAGGCTTGGTGATGGAGCGGGCGACGAGCCAAGCGGTTAACCAGGCAATAATCACAGCAGCTGCGCATAGGATGAATAGAGATATTTCCTGCTGCTGATGTACCTTCCGTCTTAACAGGCTATCGGTTGTGGTCTTTTGATCAGTCTGCCCGATAAGCTGGTTAAGAGATGACTCTAACTGCTTGCGGGCCTGACGTTCTTCATTGAAATGTATGTTCACAGCCTCCGCAGCTCGTCCTGCACGCATGCTGGATCGAACACGCTGGCTTGCTTCAGCATATGTTTTATAGCCCTGTTCCAGCTCGGTAATAAATTTCAGGGAGGAAGGATCCAGCCCCGGCTTGGCTTTGAGTGAATTGAAGAGCTTCATAATCGTGGCTTCCTTCTCAGCCATTTGCGCAGTGAAATTCTTATCCCCGTTCAATAAATAGGCACGCTCGTCGTTGGATAACCCTGCCAGACTATATTGGAGTGCTTTCAATGAGTATCTGAAGTTGGCGTCACGGGAAGTCTCTTGCTCAGCCACCTGCGTCTGCTTCATTTGATAGAAGGAAATTGCGGAGATAGAGATTAGAAGGGCAATCATTACGGTAAAAGATAACAACAGTTTGTATCGAATTTTCATAACATTCCTCTATTCTGTTTTGAATTATAGTTAGGGAGATATTCGACATCATTCGCTAATATCCTCTTGTGCTGTGGTATTTCAGTGATAAATATCACAGACTATTCGCCTAATTCATGATAAGTCTATGGTCCTTTAAATAAAGCGTTTTCAAACAAAACA contains:
- a CDS encoding methyl-accepting chemotaxis protein, whose translation is MKIRYKLLLSFTVMIALLISISAISFYQMKQTQVAEQETSRDANFRYSLKALQYSLAGLSNDERAYLLNGDKNFTAQMAEKEATIMKLFNSLKAKPGLDPSSLKFITELEQGYKTYAEASQRVRSSMRAGRAAEAVNIHFNEERQARKQLESSLNQLIGQTDQKTTTDSLLRRKVHQQQEISLFILCAAAVIIAWLTAWLVARSITKPIRVINQQMREIADGEGDLSREIGLRSKDELGEMAVSYNHMIRNLRSILIQAKDTAIQAAASSEQLTASAEHTTKATENIMESTGQIVTSAEQEQAHVNMAVQGIQRIYNGIQMVKDRNEEVSVLSASSLEASVQGASAIQDILIEMQEIQTTVQEAAAVIQLLGDRSQQINGITSMITELANRTNILSLNAGIEAARAGEQGRGFAIVAGEIRELARQSQESAERINELIQGIVSETGTAVTAMHSGTKKVSVGLTKTIEMGRKFHTIEAQAAEVSAQVDQNSETIQKLSSESQQLVSFMEEVAKSSKEVAAASQNNSASTEEQLASMEEITSSAHELSRLADDLHGVLSKFKLN